The following are encoded in a window of Elusimicrobiaceae bacterium genomic DNA:
- the rplA gene encoding 50S ribosomal protein L1: protein TIELHVSLGIDTKKADQQVRTTVVLPHGTGKTKRIAVIAKGEKAQEAQQAGADMVGAEDIVEDVIKGKIDFDVLVATPDTMKDLAKAAKILGPRGLMPNPKSGTVTFDLAKTIAELKAGRVEFKADAYGIVHTVIGKASFDAEKLTENAKSVLETILRVKPSTSKGTYLKSITMSSTMGPGVHVSTSK from the coding sequence ACCATAGAATTACACGTCAGCTTAGGCATTGACACCAAAAAAGCCGACCAACAAGTGCGCACCACCGTGGTGTTGCCGCATGGTACCGGTAAAACCAAACGCATTGCCGTTATCGCCAAAGGCGAAAAAGCGCAAGAAGCCCAACAAGCCGGCGCTGATATGGTGGGAGCGGAAGATATTGTAGAAGACGTAATCAAAGGCAAAATTGACTTTGACGTCTTGGTTGCCACGCCCGACACCATGAAAGACTTGGCCAAAGCCGCCAAAATTTTGGGTCCTCGCGGACTTATGCCGAACCCGAAAAGCGGTACGGTGACGTTTGACTTAGCCAAAACGATTGCTGAGCTTAAAGCCGGTCGTGTAGAATTCAAAGCGGATGCTTATGGTATTGTACACACCGTAATTGGCAAAGCTTCTTTTGATGCGGAAAAGTTGACTGAAAATGCCAAATCCGTATTGGAAACCATCTTGCGTGTGAAACCCAGCACCTCTAAAGGCACCTATTTGAAGAGCATCACGATGAGCTCTACGATGGGACCTGGTGTACATGTTTCCACCAGCAAATAA